One Malania oleifera isolate guangnan ecotype guangnan chromosome 9, ASM2987363v1, whole genome shotgun sequence DNA segment encodes these proteins:
- the LOC131163817 gene encoding tobamovirus multiplication protein 1-like isoform X3: MAAGDFLRPLCVLCFRLHCGFSATFAYSVESTGIRLDNTKVRAILFGFYKGVFLLNSKALEMVLLDLPSLLFFSTYTLLVLFWAEIYHQARSLPIDKLRPAYYIINGIVYFTQVCIWIAIRLSQSTISVQVAKVFLSVISFCAALGFIVHGGRLFDLLRRFPIESRGRQKKLNEVGFVTGICCTCFFIRCFMMCLSAFDEDADIDVLDHPILNLIYYLLVEIVPSALVLFILRKLPPRRVSDQYHPIR; this comes from the exons GTGCAACTTTTGCGTATTCAGTTGAGAGTACCGGAATACGGTTGGACAACACAAAAG TGAGGGCCATCCTTTTCGGTTTCTACAAGGGCGTGTTTCTTCTCAACTCTAAA GCACTGGAGATGGTGCTTCTGGACCTTCCTAGTCTTCTATTCTTTTCTACATATACTTTACTTGTGTTGTTCTGGGCCGAGATATATCACCAG GCAAGAAGCCTTCCAATTGACAAACTAAGACCTGCATATTATATTATCAATGGAATTGTATACTTCACACAG GTATGCATCTGGATTGCCATAAGATTGAGCCAAAGTACTATTTCGGTACAAGTTGCTAAAGTCTTCTTGTCAG TTATTTCATTTTGCGCTGCCCTGGGATTCATTGTGCATGGTGGGAG GTTGTTCGACTTGCTGAGGCGCTTCCCTATTGAATCTAGAGGTCGTCAAAAAAAGCTTAATGAG GTTGGTTTTGTAACCGGAATTTGCTGCACTTGTTTCTTCATAAGATGCTTTATG ATGTGTCTGTCTGCCTTTGATGAAGATGCTGATATTGATGTATTGGATCATCCCATCTTGAATCTCATCTATTACCTG TTGGTGGAGATTGTCCCATCTGCTTTAGTGCTGTTTATCCTTCGAAAGCTGCCTCCAAGACGCGTCTCCGATCAGTATCACCCCATTAGGtga